One part of the Aspergillus luchuensis IFO 4308 DNA, chromosome 5, nearly complete sequence genome encodes these proteins:
- a CDS encoding RING finger protein (InterPro:IPR018957,IPR013083;~PFAM:PF00097;~go_function: GO:0046872 - metal ion binding [Evidence IEA]), with product MSNYTTSNRLLGAGAPSILPGTPANGPDHTSSMVPNGLPGAWFTPTAYPFEMSVAGEQSGTDSDLTPSRSLSGSSNNPIEIDFGSPSLPDSSTCLLNHTRAGDSIDNPIELEDDNSVSSTDGLLIQSTRAGDTIDHPVYIDDGVTETVIDNNAGHSEYGSGLEPLSDAQVDFQCKICYSQAVDLVLGCGHTICYECFVHYVHESLLADNRDLEYLAGLTLRFGAKL from the exons ATGTCGAACTATACCACCTCGAACAGACTCCTAGGGGCTGGTGCTCCATCAATACTACCAGGAACCCCAGCAAATGGCCCTGATCATACCAGCTCAATGGTTCCCAATGGACTTCCTGGCGCATGGTTCACCCCCACGG CATATCCTTTTGAGATGTCCGTTGCTGGCGAACAGTCTGGAACCGACTCAGATCTGACTCCGAGTCGCTCTTTGAGTGGAAGCTCCA ACAATCCCATAGAAATCGACTTTGGCAGTCCCTCATTGCCTGATAGCAGTACCTGTCTTCTCAACCATACTCGGGCAGGTGACAGTATTG ATAATCCCATTGAGCTAGAAGATGATAATTCCGTATCTTCGACGGATGGTCTTCTAATCCAATCGACACGGGCCGGTGATACAATTG ACCACCCGGTCTAcattgatgatggtgttaCAGAGACTGTGATTGACAACAATGCTGGGCACAGTGAATATGGCAGTGGTCTAGAGCCCCTGTCTGATGCCC AAGTTGATTTTCAGTGCAAGATATGCTACAGCCAGGCTGTCGATCTAGTCCTAGGTTGCGGCCATACCATCTGCTATGAGTGCTTTGTTCATTATGTCCATGAGTCCCTCCTGGCCGACAATCGGGATCTAGAATATCTTGCGGGTTTGACGCTCCGATTTGGAGCA AAATTGTAA
- a CDS encoding uncharacterized protein (COG:S;~EggNog:ENOG410Q03K) — MPPKFGNSSSWRKKRQTRGSLVDIKRKAKADRERFRRGKRGVYKRLNDLYLDGLDTGRELRIYTLFMRKPKGCRGTIQYSTYNSHPHEKWVPSAEKVNDCWPIEEWSPNNFDSNTLEPRHRGVGSRNMRLFSISKPPSLVLPGTPRLM, encoded by the exons ATGCCACCTAAGTTTGGGAATTCATCTTCATGGCGAAAGAAGCGCCAGACACGCGGGTCTCTTGTCGACATCAAGAGAAAAGCCAAGGCCGACCGCGAACGGTTCCGCCGCGGTAAGCGGGGGGTCTACAAGCGCCTAAATGACCTCTACCTTGACGGTCTAGATACGGGCCGTGAACTTCGCATATATACTCTTTTCATGCGGAAACCAAAGGGATGTCGCGGTACAATCCAATACTCAACCTACAACTCTCACCCTCACGAAAAATGGGTCCCGTCTGCTGAGAAAGTG AATGATTGTTGGCCGATTGAGGAGTGGAGCCCAAACAACTTCGACTCGAACACACTAGAACCGAGGCACAGGGGGGTCGGTTCGCGCAACATGCGACTTTTCTCTATCTCTAAGCCACCGTCACTGGTATTACCTGGAACACCAAGACTGATGTGA
- a CDS encoding cupredoxin domain-containing protein (COG:S;~EggNog:ENOG410PS4M;~InterPro:IPR008972;~SECRETED:SignalP(1-20);~TransMembrane:1 (n5-15c20/21o263-284i)) — MAKMLLFLTLLLALTPQAHSVRVDINQNIAVDIFETETQVTHYVSVGSEGNPIFSPNRLNANVGDQIRFVFQSRNHTLTESSLEDPCSPIDEFDTGSIKFSLTDIEETVFTITVTSLEPRWFFCKQDYPYSHCHAGMVFALNPGDRMRSFLDTARRGTVSHVPTSSGMNYLPSSVLGLGNTGQILSSNRLPSTLASTSFSFGSVSGHLNSLSSATISNRVPVPSSHILPVLVITVTETAACSETQSTMSVRRANYTVDSSAEAHSYVGITSAAFTFALSVVLWIL; from the exons ATGGCAAAAAtgcttttatttcttactttGCTTCTTGCTCTCACTCCTCAGGCACATTCCGTCAGAGTTGA CATCAACCAGAACATTGCAGTTGACATTTTTGAGACAGAAACTCAAGTTACACACTATGTTAGTGTCGGAAGTGAGGGCAACCCCATCTTTTCACCCAACCGTCTCAACGCCAATGTCGGTGATCAGATTCGTTTCGTGTTTCAAAGCCGAAACCACACTTTAACTGAGTCGAGCCTGGAAGATCCGTGCTCACCGATCGATGAGTTCGACACCGGATCTATCAAATTTAGCCTCACAGACATAGAGGAAACTGTTTTCACAATCACAGTTACTTCACTCGAACCGCGATGGTTTTTTTGCAAACAGGACTACCCCTACTCGCATTGCCATGCGGGCATGGTGTTTGCCCTCAACCCAGGTGACAGAATGAGATCATTTCTCGACACCGCCAGGCGAGGTACCGTTAGTCATGTTCCTACGTCCAGTGGTATGAATTACCTGCCGAGTTCTGTCCTTGGATTAGGTAATACCGGTCAAATATTATCTTCTAACCGCCTGCCGTCAACACTTGCCTCTACGTCGTTCAGTTTTGGATCTGTTAGTGGTCACTTGAATTCCTTATCTAGTGCTACGATCAGCAACCGCGTTCCAGTTCCTTCCTCTCATATCCTGCCGGTCCTGGTGATTACTGTCACAGAGACAGCTGCCTGTTCCGAAACACAAAGTACAATGTCTGTCAGGCGGGCTAACTACACAGTTGACTCTTCTGCGGAAGCTCACTCATACGTTGGCATTACCAGTGCGGCCTTTACTTTTGCTTTGTCAGTCGTTCTTTGGATATTGTGA
- a CDS encoding putative glutamine rich protein (COG:S;~EggNog:ENOG410PYYC) yields MSTDTSVRQTWQPLRQASSSENGTEKRESGFLEDADPLEKRSNHLTEEEAAEIVNAILVSTTEDPNEFSTELEHRIIPVGFGLSLGELIYVMESDHWKQIRMEKETMAANQKIQSMLKKLADSGKPKPAEWVYHRIDPDDERNPTDPESEKPASPPSYLYAANQPNNPPGGPSAQQGNGSAHAALQNQHNPQTGAHNQSGGSSAQQGNGSAHAALQNQHNPQTGAHNQSGGSSAQQGNGSAHAAFQPQYSAQNGTRKFNAAETGTQHAAGSRQVFSVRAKKVQHQVTPGFTTSGEEICYIQPLGKGRANFVVKSPDECYSLVDCSISGGPLAIEAAKNAGKPFTVSDEAKLKEYRELVTRGGQYGISFVAPGAWDASKKRMPFIVVGFYHVSAQDPNNTVEAAVSRSNLGKILKSPRQAEHMIVQCLGCESHWRLREALSFQFCMEAPLSATHINFPSQQPMAAPPNQPGPPNQQNHYYGGYSIPQRMAPEWNEQVPWWLQKPQQASHQFPTQETQSIPHQQPAGVYPQYMTEPVNWQQAFNYMSPAYQQQPFMMPYNPFHMVPQLQGLNPKQAIPQDLPSLGQPIQ; encoded by the exons ATGTCGACTGACACATCCGTCAGACAAACCTGGCAGCCCTTGCGCCAGGCTAGCTCTTCCGAGAATGGCACTGAAAAACGTGAATCTGGATTTCTTGAAGACGCCGACCCACTTGAGAAGCGTTCGAACCACCttaccgaagaagaagcggcgGAAATTGTGAATGCGATTCTGGTGTCCACAACCGAAGATCCAAATGAATTTAGTACAGAGCTAGAACATCGAATCATTCCCGTGGGTTTCGGTCTGTCACTGGGAGAGCTGATTTATGTAATGGAGAGCGACCATTGGAAACAAATAAGAATGGAGAAAGAAACCATGGCAGCAAACCAGA AGATTCAAAGTATGTTAAAAAAATTGGCAGATAGTGGCAAACCAAAACCAGCCGAATGGGTGTATCATCGTATCGATCCCGATGATGAAAGGAATCCGACTGACCCCGAGTCTGAAAAACCGGCGAGCCCGCCCTCTTACCTTTATGCTGCAAACCAGCCCAACAACCCACCGGGTGGTCCAAGTGCTCAACAGGGAAACGGTTCAGCACATGCAGCATTGCAGAACCAACATAACCCGCAGACGGGGGCACATAACCAGTCAGGCGGTTCAAGTGCTCAACAGGGAAACGGTTCAGCACATGCAGCATTGCAGAACCAACATAACCCGCAGACGGGGGCACATAACCAGTCAGGCGGTTCAAGTGCTCAACAGGGAAACGGTTCAGCACATGCAGCATTCCAGCCTCAATATAGCGCGCAGAATGGCACACGTAAATTCAATGCAGCCGAAACAGGCACGCAACATGCCGCTGGTTCCCGTCAGGTCTTCTCCGTTCGAGCAAAGAAAGTACAACATCAAGTGACGCCTGGATTTACAACATCCGGCGAAGAGATCTGTTATATCCAGCCTCTGGGCAAGGGCCGGGCAAATTTTGTCGTCAAGTCTCCTGATGAATGTTATAGTCTTGTTGACTGTTCAATTTCTGGTGGTCCACTGGCTATTGAAGCTGCTAAGAACGCAGGTAAACCATTTACTGTGTCAGACGAGGCGAAGCTCAAAGAGTATCGAGAACTGGTCACACGTGGAGGCCAGTATGGAATCTCATTTGTAGCACCCGGGGCGTGGGATGCGTCAAAAAAACGAATGCCGTTCATAGTGGTTGGTTTCTATCATGTTTCGGCTCAGGACCCTAATAATACGGTTGAAGCGGCTGTATCCAGGTCTAACCTGGGCAAGATATTGAAGTCACCGCGTCAAGCAGAACACATGATCGTGCAGTGCCTGGGTTGTGAGTCGCACTGGAGACTCCGTGAAGCCTTGTCATTTCAATTTTGTATGGAGGCTCCACTCAGTGCAACCCACATAAACTTTCCTAGTCAACAACCAATGGCAGCACCTCCCAACCAACCAGGTCCTCCGAATCAGCAAAATCACTATTACGGCGGATATTCAATTCCCCAGCGCATGGCTCCTGAGTGGAACGAGCAGGTGCCTTGGTGGCTTCAGAAACCACAGCAGGCTAGTCATCAATTCCCCACCCAAGAGACCCAAAGCATACCACACCAGCAACCTGCGGGGGTCTATCCTCAGTACATGACGGAGCCAGTGAACTGGCAACAAGCCTTCAATTATATGTCTCCTGCctatcagcagcagcctttcATGATGCCATATAATCCCTTTCATATGGTTCCACAGTTGCAGGGGCTGAACCCTAAGCAGGCGATACCGCAGGATCTACCAAGCCTAGGACAGCCAATCCAGTAG
- a CDS encoding class I SAM-dependent methyltransferase (COG:S;~EggNog:ENOG410PNGW;~InterPro:IPR029063;~PFAM:PF08242,PF13489,PF08241,PF13649), whose translation MLREELSLEPRRNPMSLENILNDDGDTVNYSLSSLPRSHGRQFQSSVYVPSMKGESLDICLPRRRLTMNHRKEQYGQSGCKPHLLRTGSPFDDQEQDRLDFFHKVFSIALMSEKLVHVPHPENGRFLDLGCGTGIWAIDIARQFPGAFVVGIDIAPIQPSNKPENCSFRAPFDLESPWTLGENEWDVIYLRMGCGYISDWQGLYRKVYAHLCDGGWLEQIEIDFTPRSVRHTKGDCAMQFWYQSLTQATEKAVRPLAHCPQWTMQKLQGAGFVEIHHHQVGLPLGQWHNDEYERLVGLWYRQAFIESIEPLSVVPFSSILGWKPDQIRHLAAKVRSETLRDESCSFNTLHLYRARRPM comes from the coding sequence ATGCTAAGAGAAGAACTGTCGCTTGAACCAAGACGAAACCCGATGAGCCTTGAGAATATCTTAAACGATGACGGTGACACCGTCAACTATTCTCTTTCGAGTTTGCCCCGGAGTCACGGCCGGCAATTTCAATCCTCCGTATACGTCCCATCGATGAAAGGCGAAAGTTTAGACATTTGCCTACCAAGACGCAGATTGACGATGAACCATCGCAAGGAACAATATGGACAAAGTGGCTGCAAGCCTCACCTTCTGAGGACAGGCTCACCATTTGACGACCAAGAGCAAGACCGCCTGGACTTTTTTCATAAGGTCTTCTCTATTGCGCTAATGTCTGAAAAGCTCGTCCATGTACCGCATCCCGAAAACGGTCGCTTTCTTGACTTAGGATGCGGGACGGGAATATGGGCAATTGACATAGCACGGCAGTTCCCCGGtgcttttgttgttggtattgATATTGCTCCCATTCAACCGTCCAACAAGCCTGAAAACTGCAGTTTTCGTGCTCCTTTCGATCTTGAAAGCCCATGGACCCTGGGTGAAAATGAGTGGGATGTTATATATCTGCGAATGGGTTGCGGGTATATATCCGACTGGCAAGGTCTCTACCGCAAGGTATATGCTCACCTATGTGATGGCGGTTGGCTCGAGCAGATAGAGATTGACTTCACACCTCGTTCTGTGAGACATACCAAAGGCGACTGTGCAATGCAGTTCTGGTATCAGAGCCTGACCCAGGCAACAGAGAAGGCCGTGAGACCATTAGCCCACTGCCCTCAGTGGACGATGCAGAAACTACAGGGAGCTGGTTTTGTGGAAATTCATCACCATCAGGTCGGGCTTCCTTTGGGGCAGTGGCACAACGATGAATACGAACGGCTCGTTGGTCTCTGGTACCGTCAAGCATTCATTGAAAGTATTGAGCCACTTAGCGTTGTGCCCTTTAGCAGCATCCTCGGATGGAAACCTGACCAAATACGACACCTTGCTGCCAAAGTCAGATCTGAAACTTTAAGGGATGAAAGCTGCAGCTTTAATACCTTGCATTTGTATCGAGCGCGTCGCCCCATGTAG